TCATTATATTGTTAAATTATGGGTCCAGATTTAACATTTGTTAAAATTTTAATAGGTTTTTTCGTATATATTTATACtccataaaaaaaattatgagtTCAGATGAACCCATAAATTCTAGGCTACATCCGCTACAGCTTACACACGTGTGTATGCTCATATGCATTCTGGTGTTTAGCTAGTCTGAACGAGCAAATGTTAGACACAATTTAAGTTATACATATTGATAATGCAAAAAAGAAAAGTTACACAATTAGGTAGAGATAAATTAATACATGATAGACTAGTTAATCTATTATTACAGGTTAAATTATATTAGAAAGTATAAAAGTTTTTTACATTAGTGCATATAATTTAAGTTCATGTTAATTTATGCATTGTTTTGGTCTCGTGATATGTTGAAGACATGTTTTTTAACACCTCAAGTTATTGATATATTTATAGTTGGTTGGTTCATTTCTCGTCTAATAAAAGTGGCCTAGCTAGTTATTGTTCCTAGTGTATAGGGGGTAATCAAAGGTTGGAGAATGGTTATTAGATGACTTCAAAGAAAGAATCCTATCTCCCACCAAAGAATAATAATATACATTTTGCAAGTGGAGATTCGTGGAACACTACCATCGACGTATATTCGCTTAGTTATTTTCCATACTTTGtccttaaattaattatttcaaCAAAAACAGTAGAGTTCAACTTCAAAAAGAGAGCCAgagagatttaaaaaaaattaaagaaaaaaaaaaagaaaaagaaaaagaaagtaattATATGCTTTTCATAAGTGTATTGCCTTTGCTATAATGGAGACAAAGACGATACTCATCAATCAATCATGCCATTGCCATTTTCCTTTTTAATGGAATATATGAGCTAAATAGGTCCCTCCATAAACcaaaataattttcatattttaaagTTTGGAATCAGCAACCCCACTTTCATGCACAAAAGAAAGCCCCGGACCTTCCACCCTTACCGAACATCTCTTCCTTTTGATTGTAGCCTCTTTTATTGGACAAATTCtcatgaaaaaaaagaagaaaacaacaaaTTCCTAACAATgacgacaacaacaataacaatatatttAATATATTCTCATAGTGTAAGGTTCGAAAAGCGTAATGCGTATGCATACCTTATTCCTACTTGTGAAGGTAGATAGGTTGTTTCCAGCGCAAAAACTAATATTTTCGTATTGTGGGTCAATGGGGAATACTCCATACAAATATTCTATGCGTTACCATAAAGCTATTGTATTTCATAAATTCTCAAATACATATAACAGGCTAAGACTATAAAGCAAAGTGACACTAAAAGGAAATAAGAGATGAAGAGaatctatattatactataccatttatttaaaacaaaaacaaacaaacattGAGACTGATTCTCCTAGGTAATGATTCTCAAAGTTTTTAAGACCATACAGTTAGATTCTATATACCTTATACCAATCTAAAATACTAAAATTACAAATCATATATGCTCTTTGGCTTATTGATCACTTCTTCTGTGTcaattttcttcttatttgacATGTTGCAACAATTGAATTTGCATGGATCTGCCTCAATTAGTAGCTGAACAACTTCATTCATAGTCGGGCGTTGAGCTGGCGTACTATACGTACAACGTATAGCTATACGAAGTACCTTAATCATGTCTTCCTTGAATGAATCTGAGACTTTTTTATCTAAGACTTCAAATGCTCCTTCTTTAGTTTCCACTTTTGTTGAAACCCAATAAACAATGTTCTTGTTCTCTCCAAATTCTGACTCCACTGGCTTTTTTCCAGTGATCAGCTCCATTAGAACAACTCCAAAACTATACACATCACACTTTGTAGTTGCCTTGGAAGAATATGCATATTCTGTTATAAACACATTGAACCAAAAGCGAGTAAACATTAGGTCAATATGAACACGTTAACATGTGTTAAATGGAAGTGAACTTTGCCTATTTCTTATATAAATGGTCTAGTTATCTAAAATTGAATTCTATTAGTTGAGcatgcagaaatgcagggtaaggctgtgtacaatagacccttgtggtctggcccttccccggaccccgcgcatagaaGGAGCTTGCACCAGGCTGCCTTTTTTTTAGTTGAGCATATGGGATGTTATTTGCACATAATTAGGAAAATAGAATGATATGTAACTCTTAAGCTCTAATCACTTCAACAAAGTTCCACCATTTTGAAAACATTCAATGATATTATAGGATTAAAAGTGATACTTAATGAATTGAGAAAATTACCTGGAGCTAAGTAACCATAAGTTCCAGCAATAACAGTGGTACTAGAATCTTTCCCTCCTCTGGCTTGCAAAACTTTGGCTATGCCAAAATCAGCAACTTTGGGCTGGTAATCAATATCCAGGAGAATgttggtagatttgatatctctGTGAATAATTGGTGGCATAAGATCATGGTGAAGATATGCTAAACCCTGTGCTACACCGAGTGCAATCTGATGTCGAATAGGCCAATCTAATACGAACTTTCCCCCGTGTAGAGCATGCCAAAGGTTTCCATTTAGCATGTATTCATAAACCAACAAACTGCAATCCAAACTTGAGAAATAGCAGTATAACTTCACAATGTTCTTGTGCCTTATGTTACCAAGAGTCTCAACTTCAGTTTTTAGTTCCTTGTCCAAAACCAATTGATCATCAGAAACAGAATGCTTATGTTTGTGACTCCACAGCTTCTTTGCAGCAACAACTCCTCCATTACTTAACTCAATCTTATACACAGCTCCTGATCCTCCATATCCAACAATGTTTTTCTCTACCATAGCTTCAACAATCTCACGTTGATCAAAGCTTAATCGATGGAAACTCTTAACATCGTAGGAGAAAAATGATGATGACAAGGAGTGATCATCATGTTCTGTCTCCGCTTTTTTGTTACCAAACCATCGTTTGAGAAACAAGATAACTCCAACAATAACAATTCCCACTGATGCCCCAATAATCCAAGCAATGTTGTTTGTTTTCTTATGGTTATAactatgtgaacatgtttgaaaATTTATGTCTGATGAATTCAGGGAGGCCGGGACACAAAGTCCCGGATTCCCTGAAAAACTTTCCAAAACACCTCCTTTTATAAACAAGAGAGGTATAGGACCAGAAAGTAAATTGTTTGACAAATTCATTGAATTTGGTAACAATTCACCTAGGCTTTCAGGAATACTCCCCATCAAAAGATTACTTGAAAGATCAAGATAGTTCAAAGATTTAAGTGAAGAAAGTGACTCAGGAATTGAAGAATTGAATTTGTTACCTTGTAAAAGTAACAAATTGAGGCTTTTCAAGTCACCAATACCAGAAGGAATTGGACCATACAAAAGGTTATTGCTAAGATCAAGCTTCACAAGATTAATAGCTCCAgaaatttcaaaaggaagcaaacCTGAAAACCTGTTACTTTGCATGAACAGTTCAGATAAATTCTTAGCACTTCCAATTGTTTTAGGAATTGGACCACTAAAATGGTTAtagctaacatcaacaattgaaACATGTGGAAGAGTAAAAAGCTCTTCTGGTATTCTTCCCTCCAACTGATTGTAATTCACTCGAAAGCGAACAACAGATTCACATTTTGCATACCCTTCAGGCAGTTCACCTGAGAACATATTTTGGAGTAAAAGAATATAATTCAGTTTACCTCcattacaaagaaaaggtggtaGCTTTCCTGAAAATTGATTTTCAGACAAGTCCAATGCTAATAAAGCTGATGAAAGACCAAAGTTTTGTGGGACTTCTCCTGTGAAGAGATTGTCATATAGGGACAGGATATTTAACGTTGTCGAATTTGCAAGTGCTGCTGGAAACTCTCCTGAAAGAGAATTATGGTAAAGCTGCAAAACTTCTAGCTTAGGAAGGCGGCTTATAGACTCCGGAACTTTGCCTGTTAAATTGTTAACAGACATATCCAAGTCTATAAGTTCAGTTAAATTTCCAAGCTCCTCGGGGATTTGACCTTCGAGTTGGTTGTAATAAAGTTCAAGGAGTTTCAAATTCTTTAGCTGTCCCAACTCTCTTGGTATCTTACCAACTAGGCGATTTCCGCTTAATTCAAGATCAATAAGAGACGTCATGTTTCCTATTGACACTGGAATTGGTCCATGCAATTTGCAGGCTGTTAAGATCATCCACTTGAGTTTTGTAAGCCTGGAAATATCCTGTGGTAATTGCCATGCATTGAAATGGCGATTTTCGTTCATGTTGAGGAGGACTAAGTTGGTGAGGTTGGTAATTGACAAAGGAAAATCACCTGTTAATTGATTATTGGAAAGATCAAGTAACTTCAGAGATTGTAAAGGTGACAAGTCTGGAATTTGTCCTGTAAGTGATGTTGCACTCATATTCAACTCTTCCAAAAAGGAGCAATTAGTGATGCTTTTAGGAAAACCACCTTGGAAATTGTTGTGACTAAGATGGAGAATTTGTAATCTTGGTAAATAAGTGCACACATCATTAGGAAATTGGCCTGATAAAGACCAACCTGAAACATCAATTTTTGTAATATTCCCTTGATTATCACAGCCAATTCCTTTATATTGACAAAGAGGTTTTTCAATATCCCAATTAGACAAAGAATTCCCTGTGAGAGACTTCTTCATTAGAACAAAGAACTGAGATTGATCATTTATTGTACCTTGACAAAAGCTGGACAAGGTAAGAAAAAACACAAGAGTGATAACTTTCTGAATAGTCATAGTGAACTTTACCGAAGTGTattaaatttggtatttttgcTATAGAAGGAGAGGGAAGTGGTTATTTTGGTTGTAGTAGAGAAGATGGAGAAGTAGTGAAGAAATATATAAAAGGAATGATTGATGGGATCATTTGGTGGAGTGGTGAGAAGCAATTCATGTATTGAAAGTGAGAGATAGACAAACAAAGTACCTATCTTTGCACAAAAGAAGCTTTATGTTTATACCCCCACTAGCAACCCCAA
The nucleotide sequence above comes from Nicotiana tabacum cultivar K326 chromosome 12, ASM71507v2, whole genome shotgun sequence. Encoded proteins:
- the LOC107771753 gene encoding uncharacterized protein LOC107771753; its protein translation is MTIQKVITLVFFLTLSSFCQGTINDQSQFFVLMKKSLTGNSLSNWDIEKPLCQYKGIGCDNQGNITKIDVSGWSLSGQFPNDVCTYLPRLQILHLSHNNFQGGFPKSITNCSFLEELNMSATSLTGQIPDLSPLQSLKLLDLSNNQLTGDFPLSITNLTNLVLLNMNENRHFNAWQLPQDISRLTKLKWMILTACKLHGPIPVSIGNMTSLIDLELSGNRLVGKIPRELGQLKNLKLLELYYNQLEGQIPEELGNLTELIDLDMSVNNLTGKVPESISRLPKLEVLQLYHNSLSGEFPAALANSTTLNILSLYDNLFTGEVPQNFGLSSALLALDLSENQFSGKLPPFLCNGGKLNYILLLQNMFSGELPEGYAKCESVVRFRVNYNQLEGRIPEELFTLPHVSIVDVSYNHFSGPIPKTIGSAKNLSELFMQSNRFSGLLPFEISGAINLVKLDLSNNLLYGPIPSGIGDLKSLNLLLLQGNKFNSSIPESLSSLKSLNYLDLSSNLLMGSIPESLGELLPNSMNLSNNLLSGPIPLLFIKGGVLESFSGNPGLCVPASLNSSDINFQTCSHSYNHKKTNNIAWIIGASVGIVIVGVILFLKRWFGNKKAETEHDDHSLSSSFFSYDVKSFHRLSFDQREIVEAMVEKNIVGYGGSGAVYKIELSNGGVVAAKKLWSHKHKHSVSDDQLVLDKELKTEVETLGNIRHKNIVKLYCYFSSLDCSLLVYEYMLNGNLWHALHGGKFVLDWPIRHQIALGVAQGLAYLHHDLMPPIIHRDIKSTNILLDIDYQPKVADFGIAKVLQARGGKDSSTTVIAGTYGYLAPEYAYSSKATTKCDVYSFGVVLMELITGKKPVESEFGENKNIVYWVSTKVETKEGAFEVLDKKVSDSFKEDMIKVLRIAIRCTYSTPAQRPTMNEVVQLLIEADPCKFNCCNMSNKKKIDTEEVINKPKSIYDL